The Longimicrobium sp. sequence AAGCGCCTCGATGAACTTCTGGTCGGCGAACTGGTCGTTCCGCGACGGATAGCCGATCGCGGCGACGAAGTCCTCGGCGGCGGCCGGCGCCGAAGCGAGGCGGAGGGAATCCGGCAACGCGTTCGTGTCGTTGGGCACCACCTGGAGGAACGCCACGTCGGGGATCTCGCCGATCTGCAGGTGGAGAATGTCGACGACCCTGTACGTCCGGCTCTCGTCCGCGTCGTTTCCAAACTCCTCCAGACAGTCGATCGATGCGGTCATCCGCTCGGTACCGGCAAGGACCCTGAAGTTGAAGTCCTCTCCCTCCCGATCGGCGAATTTGTGTGCGATGTGCTGATTGGTCACCACGACGTCGTTCTCGATCAGGAACCCCGTGCCGAGCCACGCCTGGTCGGTTCCGACGGCCTCGATCCTTCCGGTCGCCCGCACCGCGCGCATGAGGTTGTCGTGAGCCTTCGTCAGCCGCTCGCGCCAGCGCTCGCTCTCGACGTTCAGGAAGTGGAGGGCGGCTTCGCCCATGATCACGGGCAGCACCGGGCGCACCAGCGGCAGCGTAACCGCGTCCAGCGCCAGCGCGGTTTCCATGTCCCGCATGCCCAGGTCGGCCGCGAAATTGGCGGCGGCCATCCGGGTGACGTTCCTCGCGCGGAATTCGGCCAGCTCGGCGCTCAGCCGGGGGTCGGTGCGCGCGATCCTGTCCAGCGCGCTGCGGATTCGGACGTGGATGGATTCCATGATGCGTCGATCGAGGAGGGAGATCGGGTCGGGTTTGCCGTACAGCTACAGATGGTCCGGCGGCGCCGGTTTTCGGTGGGGCGCGTCGTGGGAACCTGGAGAGAGGTGATGGTGGCGATTACACGATAGGAATCGCTCGCCGGAGCAACAAGCCTCCGCCTTCACGGCCGGGATGAACGGCTGAAAGCCACACGGAGTCAGCGAAGCCAACGGCGTTCGATCTCCGCCGGCTCCGCTGACTCTGTTGACTCCGGTGACTCCGCGTGACGCTGCCGTCGGAGAACTCCGCAGCCGCACGAACCTCACGCCGCTGGCCCGATCACCCTTACCAGCGGCGCGCGAAGCCGATGCCGAGGAGGTACTCGTGCTTCCCGGCGCTGGTGGCGCGGCCGGCCCAGCCGTCCAGCTGGAGGTTGGGGCCCAGGCGCAGCGCGGCGGTGGCGCGGAGCTGGCTCACGTCCGCCGCCCCCGCGCGCGTGGACGTGGTGCGCGCGTACTCCAGCTGCCCCGCGGCGGCGCTGCCGATGCTCGTGCGGCCGGCGGCGGAGAGCGTGGCCATGCCATGGCGGTCGCCGGAGACTACGGCGTCGCGCCAGGTGGCCATCCCCAGCGCGCGCAGGCCGCGCGGCAGCTCCCACTCGGCCGAGACGGCGCCCTCGGGCTGGAAATCTCCCGCGCCGACTCCCTTCGCGCCGGTGGGAAGCGTGGCGCCCGCCGTGAGCGCCACGGCTGGCACCCAGCCGGCGGGGTCGCGCAGGCGGTGCTTCACGCTGAGCGCCGCATCCCCCATCCCCTGCATCGTGGTGGCCGGCGTAACGGTGCGCATGTACGACGGCACGCTGCCGCGCAGCTCGGTGCGCGCATCCAGCCCCACGCGCACCAGGGTCTCGCCGAAGGCGTGGCGGGTGCGCTGGTCCAGCCGCGCGCGGCTGTAGCCGGCCTCGAGCTGCACCACGCCGGCCGGCACGGTGCCGGTGGACCTGGTGATCCCCAGGCGGCTGGTGGCGATGGGCGCGGCGGGCGGCGCGTGGGCGGTGGCGCATCCGGCGGCGAGGAGCGCCACGGCGGCGCAGGCGGCGGCACGGAGCGGATGTATGGCGATCATGGGGCTCATCCTTTGGCGGTGAAGGCGGGGGACCGGCCTCACCCCGCCGTGGTTCAGCGGGAGCGCGTCACTCGGCGAGCGGCGGGGATGCGAGCGAGGCGCGGATCCGCGCGAGCGGCTCGTCGACCCCGCCCTCCAGCCCGTCGTGGCGGTAGATGACGTGCCCCCGCGCGTCCAGGACCAGGTACGCGTTGGAGTGCGAGAGCTCGCCCCCGCCCTCGGGGCGGTAGCGGATGCCCAGCAGCGCCGCGAGCTCGCGCACCTGCTCGTCCGAGCTCGTCAGCAGCGTCCACCGCGCGGGCTGCA is a genomic window containing:
- a CDS encoding transporter: MIAIHPLRAAACAAVALLAAGCATAHAPPAAPIATSRLGITRSTGTVPAGVVQLEAGYSRARLDQRTRHAFGETLVRVGLDARTELRGSVPSYMRTVTPATTMQGMGDAALSVKHRLRDPAGWVPAVALTAGATLPTGAKGVGAGDFQPEGAVSAEWELPRGLRALGMATWRDAVVSGDRHGMATLSAAGRTSIGSAAAGQLEYARTTSTRAGAADVSQLRATAALRLGPNLQLDGWAGRATSAGKHEYLLGIGFARRW
- a CDS encoding serine protease — protein: MESIHVRIRSALDRIARTDPRLSAELAEFRARNVTRMAAANFAADLGMRDMETALALDAVTLPLVRPVLPVIMGEAALHFLNVESERWRERLTKAHDNLMRAVRATGRIEAVGTDQAWLGTGFLIENDVVVTNQHIAHKFADREGEDFNFRVLAGTERMTASIDCLEEFGNDADESRTYRVVDILHLQIGEIPDVAFLQVVPNDTNALPDSLRLASAPAAAEDFVAAIGYPSRNDQFADQKFIEALFPDGFGKKCLAPGQITGAADGVLHHDCSTLSGNSGSPVVSLSSGEVVGLHFRGANVNKNHAVPAARVAEQLHLAGRSLRPGGGPARRNDAGVFAGGAAAPVRVNVPGTVRIPIQVTITLGEPQVATAGAGEGEERE